The genomic segment GCCCTTATCCAACTGTGGGGTAAGGACTCCTTTAAATTTCTTCAGAGCCTTACAACAAATGACttgaataaaattataccTGAGAGtgattttatattacataagaATTTAcctgaaaatatattatgtaataattatgattcctatatttatgatatcaATAATAAGACGACAAATTATGAGAAAAGTGCTGTAGGATTgccttctttatttttactaaACAAtgggaaaatattatatgattgttttatatataatataaaatatagctatgaaaagaatttattttttagtttattttatatagactgtaatatccatatattaaatttcttATTAGATTTATTAGAAAAACGAAAATTATCTTGTGATgtgtattttaaaaatattaaaaatattaatgtttACCAATTCTTATCATATAcatctttatttaatttacataaaaaagtGATATACACTAATACCTTTGAAAACGATATGAgaaatacaataaataattcattaGGAGTATATAATGATAACGAGAATTCatctctttttttatttttttcgaaAGATCAAAGAAGTGAATTATTAGGCTAtagaatatatgaatataattataaaaaggaaaaagtaGAAAATGATTATCCTAAAAATGTGAGtttcataaaaaatgaagaggtagcaaataaaaaaacttgtaatgataacataataatatctaataattttgataataaatttgctaatattataaacatttttgaaaaggaagaaaaaataaaacttaCAAGTTCTTTTGtttatgattatttaaaattaaactTAGGTATTATTGAAAATTTATACACACCAGATATGTATTTTAGTGATATGAATAACGATAAATCTGATCCAGgaactaataataataatatttataaagatataacaataaataatgatattaataaaaatgtgaagaaaataaaaaacgaAAGAGATGTGTTcacttttaaaaatttaacaCCGTTCGACTTAAATTATGATAACTTAAATTATTTGACAAAAGAGAAAGGATGCTATGTTGGACAGGAAGCTATTAATAGAACGagaaatgaaatatttataagtaaatattctttaacattatgtataaattatgaTTATCACGATGTgttttatgaaaattttgataatgatcctacaaaaatatataataatattttatatactaaatatttaaaagatataaaagataaccatttattaaaaagttcttttcttttactaaaaaatttaatgagTTCTAAACAAAATGAATCAGTGACATATGAACATCAATttgatgttatatataataatgatataaaatcagataatactttaaaaaattttaaaattggtcacgtttttttttataaccaTATTATAggtatatgttttttaataaaaaaaaaaattgaaaatatgaaacataatatattttctacaaGTTCgaaaatacatataacaaaaaacaaTTATGATGAGTCTACTCATCGAATAGTTTTGCTCCCCTTAGAAAAAATTTAAGGctcattttttttagtacatca from the Plasmodium falciparum 3D7 genome assembly, chromosome: 14 genome contains:
- a CDS encoding aminomethyltransferase, putative codes for the protein MSKYFLCKLKNRALIQLWGKDSFKFLQSLTTNDLNKIIPESDFILHKNLPENILCNNYDSYIYDINNKTTNYEKSAVGLPSLFLLNNGKILYDCFIYNIKYSYEKNLFFSLFYIDCNIHILNFLLDLLEKRKLSCDVYFKNIKNINVYQFLSYTSLFNLHKKVIYTNTFENDMRNTINNSLGVYNDNENSSLFLFFSKDQRSELLGYRIYEYNYKKEKVENDYPKNVSFIKNEEVANKKTCNDNIIISNNFDNKFANIINIFEKEEKIKLTSSFVYDYLKLNLGIIENLYTPDMYFSDMNNDKSDPGTNNNNIYKDITINNDINKNVKKIKNERDVFTFKNLTPFDLNYDNLNYLTKEKGCYVGQEAINRTRNEIFISKYSLTLCINYDYHDVFYENFDNDPTKIYNNILYTKYLKDIKDNHLLKSSFLLLKNLMSSKQNESVTYEHQFDVIYNNDIKSDNTLKNFKIGHVFFYNHIIGICFLIKKKIENMKHNIFSTSSKIHITKNNYDESTHRIVLLPLEKI